The following proteins come from a genomic window of Pyxidicoccus sp. MSG2:
- a CDS encoding DNA alkylation repair protein translates to MAEPLKTFFNARLVERLAAALHAALPSFPRAAFVREATTGLEGHELLGRARHLSGAMQRALPRDYPSAVDVLVRSLGPELERTEGSGMEVFFYLPHVLFVAEHGLEHFEESMRAQYALTRRFTAEFSIRAYLERHPEQTLARLREWAADENVHVRRLVSEGTRPRLPWAPRLRAFQKDPRPVLALLELLKDDPELYVRRSVANNLNDIGKDHPDVLVRVAKAWMKDAPPEREWLVRHALRSAIKRGEPAALEVLGAHKPSGIEVRATALPKRASVGGTVDVRFEVANRSRKSQALVVDLAVYFQKASGEARPKVFKVRALTLEPGQVEEVGKRVSFRQLTTRKHYPGPHRFEAFVNGQGLPLGTVDVTG, encoded by the coding sequence ATGGCAGAGCCCCTCAAGACCTTCTTCAATGCCCGGCTCGTCGAGCGCCTCGCGGCGGCGCTGCACGCAGCCCTGCCGTCCTTCCCCCGCGCGGCCTTCGTCCGCGAGGCCACCACCGGACTGGAGGGGCACGAATTGCTCGGTCGCGCGCGACACCTCTCCGGGGCGATGCAGCGCGCGCTGCCCCGGGACTACCCGAGCGCCGTGGACGTGCTGGTGCGCTCGCTGGGGCCGGAATTGGAGCGGACGGAGGGCTCGGGCATGGAGGTGTTCTTCTACCTGCCCCACGTGCTGTTCGTGGCCGAGCACGGCCTGGAGCACTTCGAGGAGTCCATGCGCGCGCAGTACGCGCTCACCCGGCGCTTCACCGCGGAGTTCTCCATCCGCGCGTACCTGGAGCGCCACCCGGAGCAGACACTGGCGCGCCTGCGCGAGTGGGCGGCGGACGAGAACGTGCACGTGCGGCGGCTCGTGTCGGAGGGCACGCGGCCCCGGCTGCCGTGGGCGCCCCGGCTGCGCGCCTTCCAGAAAGACCCACGGCCGGTGCTGGCGCTGCTGGAGTTGCTGAAGGACGACCCGGAGCTGTACGTGCGCCGCTCGGTGGCCAACAACCTCAACGACATCGGCAAGGACCACCCGGACGTGCTGGTGCGGGTGGCGAAGGCGTGGATGAAGGACGCGCCGCCGGAGCGCGAGTGGCTCGTCCGTCATGCGCTGCGCTCCGCCATCAAGCGCGGGGAGCCCGCGGCGCTGGAGGTGCTCGGCGCGCACAAGCCTTCCGGCATCGAGGTGCGAGCGACGGCGCTGCCGAAGCGCGCCTCGGTGGGCGGCACGGTGGACGTCCGCTTCGAGGTGGCCAACCGCTCGCGGAAGAGTCAGGCGCTGGTGGTGGACCTCGCGGTGTACTTCCAGAAGGCGAGCGGCGAGGCACGGCCCAAGGTGTTCAAGGTCCGCGCACTCACCCTGGAACCCGGCCAGGTGGAGGAGGTCGGCAAGCGCGTCTCCTTCCGGCAGCTCACCACGCGCAAGCACTACCCGGGCCCGCATCGGTTCGAGGCCTTCGTGAACGGCCAGGGCCTGCCGCTGGGCACGGTGGACGTCACCGGGTGA
- the recF gene encoding DNA replication/repair protein RecF (All proteins in this family for which functions are known are DNA-binding proteins that assist the filamentation of RecA onto DNA for the initiation of recombination or recombinational repair.), translating into MRLLALQVQDFRNLPQVQLSPSPHATIAVGQNGQGKTNLLEALYFLATLKPLRAGRLSELVRWGSQGARVTGRFLLKGAEREISVEVGGGTRQAFVDGKKAASLEEYFGGVSVVAFTPDDLEVVKGGPDSRRAFLDRAVFNRFPAFLRESREYARALKNRNRLLREGHTVEAAYLEAYDETLAKAGARIYARRRALMAELAPRAQATFASIGRTVDPATYGYHPAHLGGDFPTADEAALAVALRESLNERLRRDLDRGFTSVGPHSDDVSVTLGGRSARAYASQGQQRALVLGWKIAEIENLEAAMGFLPLLLLDDVSSELDPERNAYLMNYLAKSGAQVFLTTTDGSLVRAAAAEDTLWLSVHGGQVAVHDTAEPPVG; encoded by the coding sequence GTGCGCCTCCTCGCGCTCCAAGTCCAGGACTTCCGAAACCTCCCCCAGGTCCAGCTCTCGCCCAGCCCCCACGCCACGATTGCGGTGGGGCAGAACGGGCAGGGCAAGACGAACCTGCTGGAGGCGCTCTACTTCCTGGCCACCCTGAAGCCGCTGCGCGCGGGCCGCCTGTCGGAGCTGGTGCGCTGGGGCTCGCAGGGCGCGCGCGTGACGGGCCGCTTCCTCCTCAAGGGAGCGGAGCGTGAAATCTCCGTCGAGGTCGGCGGCGGCACGCGCCAGGCCTTCGTGGACGGGAAGAAGGCGGCCAGCCTGGAGGAGTACTTCGGCGGCGTCTCCGTGGTGGCCTTCACGCCGGATGACCTCGAGGTCGTGAAGGGCGGCCCGGACTCGCGCCGCGCCTTCCTGGACCGCGCGGTGTTCAACCGCTTCCCGGCCTTCCTCCGCGAGAGCCGCGAGTACGCGCGCGCGCTGAAGAACCGCAACCGCCTCCTGCGCGAGGGCCACACCGTGGAGGCCGCCTACCTGGAGGCCTACGACGAGACGCTGGCGAAGGCCGGCGCGCGCATCTACGCGCGGCGGCGGGCGCTGATGGCGGAACTGGCACCGCGCGCGCAGGCGACGTTCGCCTCCATCGGCCGCACGGTGGACCCGGCCACGTATGGCTACCACCCGGCACACCTGGGCGGCGACTTCCCCACGGCGGACGAGGCCGCCCTCGCGGTGGCGCTGCGCGAGTCGCTCAACGAGCGCCTCCGCCGCGATTTGGACCGGGGCTTCACGTCGGTGGGGCCGCACTCGGACGACGTGTCGGTGACGCTGGGCGGGCGCAGCGCGCGGGCGTACGCGAGCCAGGGACAGCAGCGGGCGCTGGTGCTCGGCTGGAAGATTGCCGAAATCGAGAACCTGGAGGCCGCGATGGGCTTCCTGCCGCTGCTCCTGCTGGACGACGTGTCGAGCGAGCTGGACCCGGAGCGCAACGCCTACCTGATGAACTACCTGGCGAAGAGCGGCGCGCAGGTGTTCCTCACCACCACGGACGGCTCGTTGGTGCGCGCCGCCGCGGCGGAGGACACGCTCTGGCTCTCCGTCCACGGGGGGCAGGTGGCGGTGCACGACACCGCCGAGCCTCCCGTCGGCTGA
- a CDS encoding OsmC family protein translates to MHEFPLQLRWEGSTASEFSRDAVASTAGKQDIAVSAASSYSGNDSRWNPEDLFGASLGTCHMLTFLTLAKKVRLDVRGYEDHVTVSLDTVEKVTRVTKVRLAPTIRVAPGTDAAKVREMFEKAHKYCFIGQSITSEVLMEPVIEEVR, encoded by the coding sequence TTGCACGAGTTTCCGCTGCAGCTTCGCTGGGAGGGCTCCACGGCCTCCGAGTTCTCCCGGGACGCCGTGGCCAGCACCGCGGGCAAGCAGGACATCGCGGTGAGCGCCGCGTCGTCGTACTCCGGCAACGACTCGCGGTGGAATCCGGAGGACCTGTTCGGCGCCTCGCTGGGTACGTGCCACATGCTCACCTTCCTGACGCTGGCGAAGAAGGTGCGCCTGGACGTGCGCGGCTACGAGGACCACGTGACGGTGTCGCTGGACACCGTGGAGAAGGTGACGCGCGTGACGAAGGTCCGCCTGGCGCCCACCATCCGCGTCGCGCCGGGGACGGACGCCGCGAAGGTGCGGGAGATGTTCGAGAAGGCCCACAAGTATTGCTTCATCGGCCAGAGCATCACTTCGGAAGTGCTGATGGAGCCCGTCATCGAAGAGGTCCGCTGA
- a CDS encoding ATP-binding protein, translated as MAKTHNGRGQKRGSGRGRASPGRPARASSGTRPLREQLASVPDPLALLEGLFTHSPVPYSVFTADGHCLLINPAYRKMFGSEPPPEYDLFRDEVLERLGFLAYIRRAFAGETVQTPVFWYDVRELEHVHVEAANRIAISCHCFPLAPNGGDVTHIAIAYKDVTAELAAREAEKAERNKLHQLFTQAPVAICVLQGAELRYEFVNPLQRRLMGGREMVGRTLTEAIPDVSPDVLSLHRTVMESGERAIANELPLAVDYAGEGRVETKYWNIIYEPLRDERGRVDGLVTFAFEVTEQVLARQAVESQHMWLEAVLDLMPLPVVMVDPRTGELTSSNAAADRLHGQFVSRDVPSAEDAEVFHVTDLKGRRLDSEEMPAARAARGEKLEGLEVIWHTQSGEFVLSISSELLPAMHGHPAAVVMPLQDITRLKTVERHLQEAIRARDEFLSVASHELKTPLTSLGLRLHALSRAIDADPDSAVSRRHSREVAAMKRQVTRLAELIDGLLDVSRISTGRLRIHREPVDLAALVQEMVARFVPEAERSGSELDVRPSGPCVGSWDRLRMEQVVSNLLSNALKYGAGRPVHVHVEEADGRARLWVRDEGIGIDAAAHARIFQKFERAVSERHYGGLGLGLYVVRTLVEAMEGTIRVESQPGEGATFVVELPLQPAEAPVQALQSAGS; from the coding sequence GTGGCGAAGACGCACAACGGTCGGGGACAGAAGCGGGGCTCGGGCCGTGGCAGGGCCAGCCCGGGGCGTCCCGCGCGCGCGTCCTCCGGGACGAGGCCGCTGCGCGAGCAGCTCGCCTCCGTGCCGGACCCGCTCGCGCTGCTGGAGGGCCTCTTCACCCACTCGCCCGTGCCGTACTCCGTCTTCACGGCGGACGGCCACTGCCTGCTCATCAACCCCGCCTACCGGAAGATGTTCGGCTCGGAGCCACCGCCCGAGTACGACCTCTTCCGTGACGAGGTGCTCGAGCGGCTCGGGTTCCTCGCATACATCCGGCGCGCCTTCGCGGGTGAGACGGTGCAGACGCCGGTCTTCTGGTACGACGTGCGGGAGCTGGAGCACGTCCACGTGGAGGCGGCCAACCGCATCGCCATCTCCTGCCACTGCTTCCCGCTGGCCCCCAATGGCGGCGACGTCACCCACATCGCGATTGCCTACAAGGACGTGACGGCGGAGCTCGCGGCGCGCGAGGCGGAGAAGGCGGAGCGCAACAAGCTGCACCAGCTCTTCACCCAGGCGCCCGTGGCCATCTGCGTCCTGCAGGGCGCCGAGCTGCGCTACGAGTTCGTCAATCCCCTCCAGCGGCGGTTGATGGGCGGACGGGAGATGGTGGGCCGCACGCTGACGGAGGCCATCCCGGATGTGTCGCCCGACGTGCTGTCACTGCACCGCACCGTCATGGAGTCCGGTGAGCGGGCCATCGCCAACGAGCTGCCCCTGGCGGTCGACTACGCGGGCGAGGGCCGCGTGGAGACGAAGTACTGGAACATCATCTACGAGCCGCTCCGCGACGAGCGGGGCCGGGTGGACGGGCTGGTGACGTTCGCCTTCGAGGTGACGGAGCAGGTGCTGGCGCGGCAGGCGGTGGAGAGCCAGCACATGTGGCTGGAGGCGGTGCTGGACCTGATGCCCCTGCCGGTGGTGATGGTGGACCCGCGCACCGGGGAGCTCACCTCCTCCAACGCGGCGGCGGACCGGCTGCACGGCCAGTTCGTCTCCAGGGACGTGCCCTCGGCGGAGGACGCGGAGGTCTTCCACGTCACGGACCTGAAGGGGCGGCGCCTCGACAGCGAGGAGATGCCCGCCGCGCGCGCCGCCCGGGGCGAGAAGCTGGAGGGGTTGGAGGTCATCTGGCACACGCAGTCGGGCGAGTTCGTGCTCAGCATCTCCTCGGAGTTGCTGCCCGCCATGCACGGGCACCCCGCCGCGGTGGTGATGCCCTTGCAGGACATCACCCGCCTGAAGACGGTGGAGCGGCACCTCCAGGAAGCCATCCGCGCTCGCGATGAGTTCCTGTCCGTGGCCAGCCATGAGCTGAAGACGCCGCTGACGTCGCTGGGGCTTCGGCTGCATGCGCTGTCGCGCGCCATCGACGCGGACCCGGACTCCGCGGTGTCGCGGCGGCACAGCCGCGAGGTGGCGGCGATGAAGCGGCAGGTGACGCGGCTGGCGGAGCTCATCGACGGCCTGCTGGACGTGTCGCGCATCAGCACCGGGCGGCTGCGCATCCACCGCGAGCCGGTGGACCTGGCGGCGCTGGTGCAGGAGATGGTGGCGCGCTTCGTCCCGGAGGCGGAGCGGTCCGGGAGCGAGCTGGACGTGCGGCCGTCGGGCCCGTGCGTGGGGAGCTGGGACCGGCTGCGGATGGAGCAGGTGGTGTCCAACCTCCTGTCCAACGCGCTCAAGTACGGCGCGGGCCGGCCCGTGCACGTCCACGTGGAGGAAGCGGACGGGCGCGCGCGGCTGTGGGTGCGCGACGAGGGCATCGGCATCGACGCGGCCGCGCACGCGCGCATCTTCCAGAAGTTCGAGCGCGCCGTGTCCGAGCGGCACTACGGCGGCCTGGGCCTGGGGCTGTACGTGGTGCGCACGCTCGTCGAGGCCATGGAGGGCACCATCCGCGTGGAGAGCCAGCCGGGCGAGGGGGCCACCTTCGTCGTGGAGCTGCCGCTCCAGCCCGCCGAGGCTCCGGTGCAGGCGCTCCAGTCCGCCGGCTCCTGA
- a CDS encoding MlaD family protein: MSLFPSASGERRLALRAGLFVAMGLAVTGVVVFFIGQESRLFERQATYRAYFTNVQGLGEESPVWIGGLKVGKVTGITFSQDPDDARLEVHLKVSRKYTDRIREDSVAVLSSMGVLGDKAVDISLGSPTAPLVEPGGVLKSSAGGDISALLNGAGQVMENSIAISKSLRDAVDAYADPALAKDVARGMASLRGLLEEVEKGDGVLHALIYDKSAGREVRTLMANASQAAQRMDGAMGHVEALLREVRAGDGTAHQLIYGEDGAKALSELGEAAGQLAGLIEDAKKSPNGAVHQLVYGDARGMFADLGSAAANLKTITATVAKGDGTVGGLISDPTVYEDLREVLGNVKRNRILRALVRFSVSNREDLEKIGEPQKVEKPVAEKPAVPAEKPAAVAPVEPAPAAAPVQPAVPPSP, translated from the coding sequence ATGAGCCTGTTTCCTTCCGCCTCGGGTGAGCGCCGGCTGGCGCTGCGCGCGGGGCTCTTCGTGGCCATGGGCCTGGCGGTGACGGGCGTGGTGGTGTTCTTCATCGGCCAGGAGTCGCGCCTCTTCGAGCGGCAGGCCACGTACCGTGCGTACTTCACCAACGTGCAGGGGCTGGGTGAGGAGTCGCCGGTGTGGATTGGCGGCCTGAAGGTGGGGAAGGTGACAGGCATCACCTTCTCCCAGGACCCGGATGACGCGCGGCTGGAGGTGCACCTCAAGGTGTCGCGGAAGTACACGGACCGCATCCGCGAGGACTCGGTGGCGGTGCTGTCGAGCATGGGCGTGCTGGGGGACAAGGCGGTGGACATCTCGCTGGGCAGTCCCACGGCGCCGCTGGTGGAGCCGGGCGGGGTGCTGAAGTCGTCGGCGGGAGGGGACATCTCCGCGCTGCTGAATGGGGCGGGGCAGGTGATGGAGAACTCGATTGCCATCAGCAAGTCGCTGCGCGACGCGGTGGATGCGTATGCCGACCCGGCGCTGGCAAAGGACGTGGCGCGGGGCATGGCGTCGCTGCGGGGGCTGCTGGAGGAGGTGGAGAAGGGCGACGGCGTGCTGCACGCGCTCATCTACGACAAGAGCGCGGGGCGCGAGGTGCGCACGCTGATGGCGAATGCGTCCCAGGCGGCGCAGCGGATGGACGGCGCGATGGGGCACGTGGAGGCGCTCCTGCGCGAGGTGCGCGCGGGAGACGGCACGGCGCACCAGCTCATCTACGGTGAGGATGGGGCGAAGGCGCTGAGTGAATTGGGTGAGGCGGCGGGGCAGCTCGCGGGGCTCATCGAGGACGCGAAGAAGAGCCCGAACGGGGCGGTGCACCAGCTGGTGTACGGCGATGCGCGGGGGATGTTCGCGGACCTGGGGAGCGCGGCGGCGAACCTGAAGACGATTACGGCGACGGTGGCGAAGGGGGATGGCACGGTGGGCGGGCTCATCAGCGACCCGACCGTCTACGAGGATTTGCGCGAGGTGCTGGGCAACGTGAAGCGCAACCGCATCCTCCGCGCGTTGGTGCGCTTCTCCGTGAGCAACCGCGAGGACCTGGAGAAGATTGGCGAGCCCCAGAAGGTGGAGAAGCCCGTGGCGGAGAAGCCGGCGGTGCCCGCGGAGAAGCCGGCGGCGGTAGCGCCCGTGGAACCGGCTCCGGCGGCGGCTCCAGTGCAGCCGGCGGTGCCTCCGTCGCCATAG
- a CDS encoding MlaE family ABC transporter permease → MTPEVEAGAAAPPEEEGLVARAKVRLASLGSLALMTGQVFSRAVRPPYDWKTLVYHTESLGVRSLPIALLTATFAGLVISLQFGYFLGRFGVQYTVGRVVVLTLFRELAPVLTALTVGARIGSGMAAELGAMTVTEQVDAIRALGADPLRKLVVPRVLACLLVMPVLTVFADVVGLVGGAVVVKLQYALPMDLFFQGALDAVLLEDFVSGVFKGAVFGVIIGLVGCFKGLTVEGGTEGVGRATTQTVAVTSVAVCLADFFITKLTLYL, encoded by the coding sequence ATGACGCCCGAGGTGGAGGCCGGCGCCGCCGCACCGCCGGAGGAGGAGGGGCTCGTCGCACGGGCGAAGGTGCGCCTGGCGTCGCTGGGCTCGCTGGCGCTGATGACGGGCCAGGTCTTCAGCCGCGCGGTGCGCCCGCCGTACGACTGGAAGACGCTCGTCTACCATACCGAGTCGCTCGGGGTGCGCTCGCTGCCGATTGCGCTGCTCACGGCGACGTTCGCCGGGCTCGTCATCTCATTGCAATTCGGTTACTTCCTGGGACGCTTCGGCGTGCAGTACACGGTGGGGCGCGTGGTGGTGCTCACGCTGTTCCGCGAGCTGGCGCCGGTGCTCACCGCGCTCACGGTGGGGGCGCGCATCGGCAGCGGCATGGCGGCGGAGCTGGGCGCCATGACGGTGACGGAGCAGGTGGATGCCATCCGCGCGCTGGGGGCGGACCCGCTGCGCAAGCTGGTGGTGCCGCGCGTGCTGGCGTGCCTGCTGGTGATGCCGGTGCTCACCGTGTTCGCGGACGTCGTCGGCCTCGTGGGCGGCGCGGTGGTGGTGAAGCTGCAGTACGCACTGCCGATGGATTTGTTCTTCCAGGGCGCGCTGGACGCGGTGTTGTTGGAGGACTTCGTCTCCGGCGTGTTCAAGGGCGCGGTGTTCGGCGTCATCATCGGGCTGGTGGGCTGCTTCAAGGGGCTCACCGTGGAGGGCGGCACGGAGGGCGTGGGCCGCGCCACCACGCAGACGGTGGCGGTGACGTCCGTCGCGGTGTGCCTCGCGGACTTCTTCATCACCAAGCTGACGCTGTACCTGTGA
- a CDS encoding CsgG/HfaB family protein — translation MPPPPAGAGAPVAPQGDKPRLLVSDLVAQGAEASDAAALTDAVVQTLTERSLFQVLSRRDVQTMLTTERQRQLLGACDEDASACASDLGGVLGARYVMTGSLSKLGSTYELSLQVLDTVKSRTVGRSTRLARDVETLRQVVPWAVAEASGSPLPPPASRVVPYSLLAGGGAVVLGGGVYGLIALSRQKVLNDELCPGGGGQCAGQNLRALSYYQEQDRKLGRDKTAAVGVMAAGALLVGAGLWLMPPPEGGPRVALVPSTNGLAVAGVLP, via the coding sequence ATGCCGCCCCCCCCGGCCGGAGCGGGTGCTCCGGTGGCCCCGCAGGGCGACAAGCCGCGGCTGCTGGTGTCCGACCTGGTGGCGCAGGGCGCGGAGGCCAGCGACGCGGCGGCGCTCACGGATGCGGTGGTGCAGACGCTCACGGAGCGCAGCCTCTTCCAGGTGCTCTCCCGCCGCGACGTGCAGACGATGCTGACCACGGAGCGGCAGCGCCAGTTGTTGGGCGCGTGTGACGAGGACGCGTCCGCGTGTGCCTCGGACCTGGGCGGTGTGCTGGGCGCGCGCTACGTGATGACGGGCTCGCTGTCGAAGCTGGGCTCCACGTATGAGTTGTCGCTCCAGGTGCTCGACACGGTGAAGAGCCGCACGGTGGGGCGCAGCACGCGGCTGGCGCGCGACGTGGAGACGCTGCGGCAGGTGGTGCCCTGGGCGGTGGCGGAGGCGAGCGGCTCGCCCCTGCCTCCGCCGGCCTCGCGCGTGGTGCCGTACTCGCTGCTGGCGGGGGGCGGCGCGGTGGTGCTGGGCGGCGGTGTGTATGGGCTCATTGCCCTGTCGCGGCAGAAGGTGCTCAACGACGAGCTGTGCCCTGGGGGTGGCGGGCAGTGCGCGGGGCAGAACCTGCGCGCGCTGTCGTACTACCAGGAGCAGGACCGCAAGCTGGGCCGCGACAAGACGGCGGCGGTGGGCGTCATGGCCGCGGGCGCGCTGCTGGTGGGTGCGGGGCTGTGGCTGATGCCGCCTCCCGAGGGCGGACCTCGAGTGGCGCTGGTGCCCTCCACGAATGGGCTCGCGGTGGCGGGGGTACTGCCATGA
- a CDS encoding ABC transporter ATP-binding protein, protein MRPSRRQEPSTFEFHKPTPGEQLIHFEHLTKTFGPKRVYDDVELDVRAGETLVVMGGSGTGKSVLLKCLIGLLRPDSGRILFQGHDLARFTEEDFIPVRRHVAMVFQGAALFDSLTVGENVAYPLREHFPEMSEDELRERVARKLALVNLPGTEHLMPSDLSGGMKKRVGLARAIATDAEVILWDEPTTGLDPVTTQSINELINSMKTKLGVTSIVVTHDMVSALSVGDRLAMLANRRIVQVGTREEIRRSKVPEVRAFLDARRAELVPGGAS, encoded by the coding sequence ATGCGACCTTCCCGCCGCCAGGAGCCTTCCACCTTCGAGTTCCACAAGCCCACGCCGGGTGAGCAGCTCATCCACTTCGAGCACCTGACGAAGACGTTCGGTCCCAAGCGCGTCTACGACGACGTGGAACTGGACGTGCGCGCGGGAGAGACGCTGGTGGTGATGGGCGGCTCGGGCACGGGCAAGAGCGTGCTGCTCAAGTGCCTCATCGGCCTGTTGCGGCCGGACTCGGGGCGCATCCTGTTCCAGGGGCATGACCTGGCGCGCTTCACGGAGGAGGACTTCATCCCGGTGCGTCGGCACGTGGCCATGGTGTTCCAGGGGGCGGCGCTCTTCGACTCGCTGACGGTGGGGGAGAACGTGGCGTACCCGCTGCGCGAGCACTTCCCGGAGATGTCCGAGGACGAGCTGCGCGAGCGCGTGGCCCGGAAACTGGCGCTCGTGAATCTGCCGGGCACGGAGCACCTGATGCCGTCGGATTTGTCGGGCGGCATGAAGAAGCGCGTGGGGCTGGCGCGAGCCATCGCCACGGACGCGGAGGTCATCCTGTGGGACGAGCCCACCACGGGACTGGACCCGGTGACGACGCAGTCCATCAATGAATTGATCAACTCGATGAAGACGAAGCTCGGAGTGACCTCCATCGTCGTGACGCATGACATGGTGAGTGCCTTGTCGGTGGGAGACCGGCTGGCGATGCTGGCCAACCGGCGCATCGTGCAGGTGGGCACGCGGGAGGAAATCCGGCGCTCGAAGGTGCCGGAGGTGCGCGCCTTCCTGGATGCGCGCCGCGCGGAGCTCGTCCCTGGAGGTGCGTCATGA